A genomic segment from Streptomyces sp. NBC_01233 encodes:
- a CDS encoding molybdopterin oxidoreductase family protein produces the protein MHTPDAATAATATHCPYCALQCGMNLRPEPGGAGVTVEERADFPVNRGALCGKGRTAPALLSSRVRLTQPLVRTHAGQLEPATWEEALDAVAEGLARTGRTYGPDAVGVFGGGGLTNEKAYALGKFARVALRTSQIDYNGRFCMSSAAAAHQRAFGLDRGLPFPLEDIPRTGCVILVGSNLAETMPPALRCLTELKANGGTLIVIDPRRTRTADQADLHLAPRPGTDLALALGLLHLVVAEGRTDEEFIAGRTTGWEEARAAAMAHWPELVERITGVPVPKLRAAAEMFCAPESAMVLTARGPEQQSKGTDTVGAWINLCLATGRAGRPLSGYGCLTGQGNGQGGREHGQKADQLPGYRKLTDPAARAHVAEVWGVDPDDLPGPGRSAYELLDALGTDVRALLLMGSNPVVSAPRAAHIEDRIRSLDFLAVADVVLSETAALADVVLPVTQWAEETGTTTNLEGRVLLRRRALTPPAGVRSDLDVLHGLAARMGIEKGFPTSPEEVFEELRRASAGGPADYSGITYARIEAEQGVFWPCPEGSAGTERLFLERFATEDGRARFVPVSHRDADEVPDADYPVLLTTGRVVAQYQSGAQTRRVEELNAAAPGPFVELHPRLAARIGAVDGSPLAVTSRRGRAVAPARITDTIRADTVFMPFHWPGEGRANTLTNPALDPVSRMPEFKVCAVRVEPA, from the coding sequence ATGCACACGCCGGACGCCGCCACCGCCGCCACCGCCACGCACTGCCCGTACTGCGCGCTGCAGTGCGGGATGAACCTGCGCCCCGAGCCGGGCGGCGCGGGCGTGACGGTGGAGGAACGTGCCGACTTCCCCGTCAACCGGGGCGCACTGTGCGGCAAGGGCCGCACCGCCCCCGCCCTGCTCTCCTCCCGGGTGCGCCTGACCCAGCCGCTCGTCCGCACCCACGCCGGGCAGCTGGAGCCGGCCACCTGGGAGGAGGCCCTCGACGCCGTCGCCGAGGGCCTCGCCCGCACGGGCCGCACGTACGGCCCGGACGCGGTCGGGGTCTTCGGCGGCGGCGGGCTCACCAACGAGAAGGCGTACGCGCTCGGCAAGTTCGCCCGCGTCGCCCTGCGCACCTCGCAGATCGACTACAACGGCCGGTTCTGCATGTCCTCGGCCGCCGCCGCGCACCAGCGGGCCTTCGGGCTCGACCGCGGGCTGCCCTTCCCGCTGGAGGACATCCCGCGCACCGGCTGCGTGATCCTCGTCGGCTCGAACCTGGCCGAGACCATGCCGCCCGCCCTGCGCTGCCTCACCGAGCTCAAGGCCAACGGCGGGACCCTGATCGTCATCGACCCGCGCCGCACCCGCACCGCCGACCAAGCCGACCTGCACCTGGCCCCGCGCCCGGGAACCGACCTCGCGCTCGCCCTGGGCCTGCTGCACCTGGTGGTCGCCGAAGGCCGTACCGACGAGGAGTTCATCGCCGGGCGCACCACCGGCTGGGAGGAGGCCCGGGCGGCCGCCATGGCCCACTGGCCGGAACTGGTCGAACGCATCACCGGCGTACCCGTCCCCAAGCTCCGCGCGGCGGCCGAGATGTTCTGCGCCCCGGAATCCGCCATGGTCCTCACCGCCCGCGGCCCGGAGCAGCAGTCCAAGGGCACCGACACCGTCGGCGCCTGGATCAACCTCTGCCTGGCCACCGGCCGGGCCGGCCGCCCGCTCTCCGGCTACGGCTGCCTCACCGGGCAGGGCAACGGCCAGGGCGGCCGCGAACACGGCCAGAAGGCCGACCAGCTCCCCGGCTACCGCAAGCTGACCGACCCCGCGGCCCGCGCGCACGTGGCGGAGGTCTGGGGCGTCGACCCCGACGACCTCCCCGGCCCCGGCCGCAGCGCCTACGAACTCCTCGACGCCCTCGGCACGGACGTCCGGGCCCTGCTCCTGATGGGCTCCAACCCGGTGGTCTCGGCCCCCCGCGCCGCCCACATCGAGGACCGCATCCGCTCCCTGGACTTCCTCGCGGTCGCCGACGTCGTCCTCTCCGAGACGGCGGCCCTCGCCGACGTGGTCCTCCCGGTCACCCAGTGGGCCGAGGAGACCGGCACCACCACCAACCTCGAAGGCCGCGTCCTGCTCCGCCGCCGCGCCCTGACCCCGCCCGCGGGCGTCCGCAGCGACCTGGACGTGCTCCACGGACTCGCCGCCCGCATGGGCATCGAGAAGGGCTTCCCGACCTCCCCGGAGGAGGTCTTCGAGGAACTGCGCCGGGCCTCCGCCGGCGGCCCGGCGGACTACTCGGGCATCACCTACGCCCGCATCGAGGCCGAACAGGGCGTCTTCTGGCCCTGCCCCGAGGGCTCCGCGGGGACCGAGCGCCTCTTCCTGGAACGCTTCGCCACCGAGGACGGCCGGGCCCGCTTCGTCCCCGTCTCCCACCGCGACGCCGACGAGGTCCCCGACGCGGACTACCCGGTGCTGCTCACCACGGGACGCGTGGTCGCCCAGTACCAGTCCGGCGCCCAGACCCGCCGGGTGGAGGAGCTCAACGCGGCCGCCCCCGGCCCCTTCGTGGAACTCCACCCGCGCCTCGCCGCCCGCATCGGCGCGGTCGACGGCAGCCCGCTGGCCGTGACCTCCCGCCGCGGCCGCGCGGTGGCCCCGGCCCGGATCACCGACACCATCCGCGCGGACACGGTCTTCATGCCCTTCCACTGGCCGGGCGAGGGCCGCGCCAACACCCTGACCAACCCGGCCCTCGACCCGGTCTCCCGGATGCCGGAGTTCAAGGTGTGCGCGGTCCGCGTGGAGCCGGCCTGA
- a CDS encoding nucleotidyl transferase AbiEii/AbiGii toxin family protein, with protein MSSWREFGMRSTHLPQEPLDDTTRAARHLPLTLRPVAGDDVRQRSVFDPSLRHNFQAYRAGDPVFDDPAKTVAWARARRAAMDAVLLAVSESEWAEALVLRGSVLLADRFGEAAREPGDLDFVVAPHTWVMEDGRTRAMLDGIAAAADGRAGIKASGAVSEDIWTYDRVPGRRMVLPWSVPGLPDGQVQLDFVFNERLAEPPEPVELACGAVVLAATPALSLAWKVLWLVSDRHPQGKDLYDAVLLAEHCHLPNALVQEVFRAAGEWPYPNAELGLVHIADLAPSGYVGAEWEHFEAEYPHLAGPGEEAFIARLVEALRPTFADAP; from the coding sequence ATGAGCTCGTGGCGGGAGTTCGGGATGCGGAGCACGCACCTGCCGCAGGAGCCGCTGGACGACACGACCCGGGCCGCGCGGCACCTGCCGCTGACGCTGCGCCCGGTGGCCGGGGACGACGTACGGCAGCGGTCCGTCTTCGATCCGTCGCTGCGGCACAACTTCCAGGCCTACCGGGCCGGTGACCCGGTCTTCGACGACCCGGCGAAGACGGTCGCCTGGGCGCGGGCGCGGAGGGCCGCGATGGACGCCGTACTGCTGGCGGTCTCGGAGTCCGAGTGGGCAGAGGCGCTGGTGCTGCGCGGGAGCGTGCTGCTGGCGGACCGGTTCGGGGAGGCGGCGCGGGAGCCGGGAGACCTGGACTTCGTGGTGGCGCCGCACACTTGGGTGATGGAGGACGGGCGGACCAGGGCGATGCTGGACGGCATCGCCGCGGCGGCCGACGGGCGGGCCGGGATCAAGGCCTCGGGGGCGGTGTCCGAGGACATCTGGACCTACGACCGGGTGCCGGGGCGGCGCATGGTCCTGCCCTGGTCGGTGCCCGGTCTGCCGGACGGGCAGGTCCAGCTGGACTTCGTCTTCAACGAGAGGCTCGCGGAGCCGCCGGAGCCGGTCGAACTCGCCTGTGGGGCGGTGGTCCTGGCGGCGACGCCGGCCCTGTCGCTGGCCTGGAAGGTGCTGTGGCTGGTCAGCGACCGGCACCCGCAGGGCAAGGACCTGTACGACGCGGTGCTGCTGGCGGAACACTGCCACCTGCCGAACGCCCTGGTGCAGGAGGTGTTCCGGGCGGCCGGGGAGTGGCCCTACCCGAACGCGGAGCTCGGCCTGGTGCACATCGCCGACCTGGCCCCGAGCGGCTACGTCGGCGCCGAGTGGGAGCACTTCGAGGCGGAGTACCCGCACCTGGCCGGGCCCGGTGAGGAGGCGTTCATCGCGCGCCTGGTCGAGGCCCTGCGCCCGACCTTCGCGGACGCCCCCTGA
- a CDS encoding nucleotidyl transferase AbiEii/AbiGii toxin family protein, which produces MSGTQWSPSIPGGPDDPAEPAAERLRRTGGKPRTMATGPGAHAPAREAFDPALKHFAEAYRPLDPVIPDAPVREAWLRARRTAMEVALRAVGASGWADSLVLRGSMLMRHWFGPAAREPHDLDFVVVPADWRIEEERTGRMLDAVAAAAEELAGGLDMPAADAVREYIWTYERVPGRRLVLPWSAPGLPGGQVQLDFVFNEPLPAPPEPVEVAGVPLLGAGRELSLAWKLMWLAGDMYPQGKDLYDAVLLAEDRVLPYPLLEEVFRQSGEWESGGVHEPPALEVFECFRGTDWSTFEQEYPGIDTSGDRYARRLLELLAPTFEEGAR; this is translated from the coding sequence ATGAGCGGCACGCAGTGGAGTCCGTCGATCCCGGGCGGGCCGGACGACCCGGCGGAACCGGCGGCCGAGCGGCTGCGGCGCACGGGCGGGAAGCCGCGCACGATGGCCACGGGGCCGGGCGCGCACGCCCCTGCCCGGGAAGCCTTCGACCCGGCGCTGAAGCACTTCGCCGAGGCCTACCGCCCGCTGGACCCGGTGATCCCGGACGCCCCGGTGCGCGAGGCCTGGTTGCGGGCCCGGCGCACCGCGATGGAGGTCGCCCTCCGGGCCGTGGGCGCCTCGGGCTGGGCCGACTCGCTCGTGCTGCGCGGCAGCATGCTGATGAGGCACTGGTTCGGCCCGGCCGCACGGGAGCCGCACGACCTGGACTTCGTGGTGGTCCCGGCGGACTGGCGGATCGAGGAGGAGCGGACCGGCCGGATGCTCGACGCCGTCGCGGCGGCTGCGGAGGAACTGGCCGGGGGCCTGGACATGCCGGCCGCGGACGCGGTCCGCGAGTACATCTGGACGTACGAGCGCGTCCCGGGCCGTCGGCTGGTGCTGCCCTGGTCCGCGCCGGGACTGCCGGGCGGGCAGGTCCAGTTGGACTTCGTCTTCAACGAGCCGCTGCCGGCGCCGCCCGAGCCGGTGGAGGTGGCGGGGGTCCCGCTGCTGGGCGCCGGCCGGGAACTCTCCCTGGCCTGGAAGCTGATGTGGCTGGCCGGCGACATGTACCCGCAGGGCAAGGACCTGTACGACGCGGTGCTGCTGGCCGAGGACCGCGTCCTGCCGTACCCGCTGCTGGAGGAGGTGTTCCGGCAGTCCGGGGAATGGGAGAGCGGCGGTGTGCACGAGCCGCCCGCCCTGGAGGTCTTCGAGTGCTTCCGTGGGACCGACTGGAGCACGTTCGAGCAGGAGTACCCGGGGATCGACACCTCGGGGGACCGCTACGCCCGGCGCCTGCTGGAGCTGCTGGCGCCGACGTTCGAGGAGGGGGCCCGATGA
- a CDS encoding RNA polymerase sigma factor, whose protein sequence is MTVNVSESSEAKAVDEEPEVPEPIDPVPTPRRRSNSDGGGGAGPSADLFRQYLREIGRIPLLTAAEEVDLARRVEAGLFAEEKLGNTPDLDSRLALDLDKLVVMGRMAKRRLIESNLRLVVSVAKRYVGRGLTMLDLVQEGNLGLIRAVEKFDYARGYKFSTYATWWIRQAMSRALADQARTIRVPVHVVELINRVVRVQRRMLQERGYEPTAEEVAVHLELTPERVMEVLRLAQEPVSLHAPVGEEDDVALGDLIEDGDAASPVESAAFFLLREHLEAVLSTLGERERKVVQLRYGLADGRPRTLEEIGRIFGVTRERIRQIESKTLNKLRDHAFADQLRGYLD, encoded by the coding sequence CTGACCGTGAACGTGAGCGAGTCCTCGGAGGCCAAGGCCGTGGACGAAGAGCCCGAGGTACCGGAGCCGATCGATCCGGTGCCCACGCCGCGCAGGCGGAGCAACAGCGACGGCGGGGGCGGAGCGGGGCCCTCCGCCGATTTGTTCCGGCAGTACCTCCGCGAGATAGGCAGGATCCCCCTGCTGACCGCCGCCGAGGAGGTGGACCTCGCGCGGCGCGTCGAAGCCGGGCTGTTCGCCGAGGAGAAGCTCGGCAACACCCCCGACCTCGACTCCCGGCTCGCCCTGGACCTCGACAAGCTCGTCGTCATGGGGCGGATGGCCAAACGCCGGCTCATCGAGTCGAACCTGCGGCTCGTCGTCTCCGTCGCGAAGCGCTACGTGGGCCGCGGGCTCACCATGCTCGACCTCGTGCAGGAGGGGAACCTCGGGCTCATCAGGGCCGTTGAGAAATTCGACTACGCCCGCGGGTACAAGTTCTCCACCTACGCCACCTGGTGGATCCGGCAGGCGATGTCCCGGGCCCTCGCCGACCAGGCCCGGACCATCCGCGTGCCCGTCCACGTCGTCGAGCTGATCAACCGCGTCGTGCGCGTCCAGCGCCGCATGCTCCAGGAGCGCGGGTACGAGCCCACCGCCGAAGAGGTCGCCGTCCACCTGGAGCTGACCCCCGAGCGGGTCATGGAAGTGCTCCGCCTCGCCCAGGAACCGGTCTCGCTGCACGCGCCGGTCGGTGAGGAGGACGACGTCGCCCTCGGTGACCTCATCGAGGACGGGGACGCCGCCTCCCCCGTGGAATCGGCCGCGTTCTTCCTGCTGCGCGAGCACCTGGAAGCCGTCCTGTCGACCCTCGGCGAACGCGAACGCAAGGTCGTCCAGCTCCGGTACGGGCTCGCCGACGGGCGGCCGCGGACCCTGGAGGAGATCGGCCGGATCTTCGGCGTGACCCGCGAACGGATCCGCCAGATCGAGTCCAAGACCCTCAACAAGCTCCGCGACCACGCCTTCGCCGATCAGCTCAGGGGCTACCTGGACTGA